Below is a window of Staphylococcus succinus DNA.
AGGCAAGTAACGACCAACCCTTCCAGTATATTTTACATAATCAAAGTATCCTATTAACAGGTGGAGAATTTGGCATAGAGTCTTCTATTATATCAACCGTTGGATACAGTATGGTTATTTTAATATTACTGATTATACATAGAAGAAAAGCTATTTAATAAATCAAAATTCTAAAATAATAAAAAGTGAAGCGACTTTATAGCCACTTCACTTTTTATTTATTATTATTTTTTGTTCTTAGCATTTTGATTGGCTTGTTTCAAATCTATTGTTGCAACTAAAGGATCATGGTCACTTGCACGACCGGACATATCAGTAAAATCACTGTTTACATGCACGGCGTCTAATTTTGTAAATTCAGCTAGATTATTTGATACGAGTACATGATCTAGTGTTTGAGCATTACCTTGATAGTTGTATGAATAACGCGATTTTAGGGGCACACTGTTAATCATATTTGTCATATTATAACTTTCTAATGTTTTCAGTGGTTTTGACCAAGGGAAATCGTTATAGTCACCTACAGATATGATATTCGCATCAGGGTTGTCTTTATGAACTTGCTCGATGAAATGGCCCACTGCTTTAGCAATTTCAACACGTTGGTTCTCACTTTTTAACACTGGTGGTTGTTGACTACCGAACATCGGCGTATCGCCATTTTTAGAATTCCAATGATTAGCTAACATAATAACTTGTTCTCCATGAAATTTAAATTGAGCTGCTAAAGGTTTTCTAGAATCATCAAAAGCAGGGTTGTTCGGATCGATACGTCCAGGATTTAATGTCAAGTTGCCATCTTCATAAGATACAGCAGTATCGGCATCTCCAGATTTAATAGATTTATCAAATTGGACTCGCTTCGGATTGTATAGATAACCAACACGAATATTTGCGTTGGGCTGCCCACCATCTTCATTCATGTCAGGGTCGATATTGGCGTATTTATACTTTGGACCACCAGATTCTTCAATTTTATGAATTAAACGTTCATAAGATTCATTCGCTTTAGGGCCACCTTCTTTAGGGCCGTCGTTATCTTGTACTTCTGTAACGCCAATAATATCAGGATTCTTCATATTTTCTGTAATACCTTTTGCTATTTTTTGTGCTTTATCGTCTGTGGTAGAAGTAGCATTATTTGAGAAATTTTCTAGATTATATGAAGCGACATTGAGTTTTTGTTGGCTTGGCTCTAGAGAAGTTGCTTTTGGTTTAGTATCACCTTTAATATGAGCTTTCTTTATTGCATCAAAATCCACATTCAATTTATAGTTTTGATATCCATAATTTACATAACCAATGATTGGGCCTTTAAATTTATCACCAGTAGCTACATCAAAATCACGTGCTGCTTTATTGTCATATATTTTGAGTGGGATACGTTCGCCATGTTGATTGTTCTCTTTTAATCGGATACCGCCATTATTTGTTTCATGCGGTTGGTCATCGCTCACAGTAAAGACTTCCCCGTGTTCCTGAGGTGCAACACTTCTGACATCACCAATTTGGACACGCATACCTTCTAAAGATTCCCAAAAGTCAATGGCGTAGTGATTACGGTCAAATGTTTGGAATTGATCATTTGCTGAAATTTTATTTGGTACTTTATCAATGACATAAGGTTTTGGCAGCTTTTGGTTGTGGGATTCAATTGAAATATTACCGCCTTTATCATCGCGTGCGTTGATTTGAGTTACAGGTAAGTCAGTCTTACTTTTGTCGCTATAACCATCGATATGATATTCATCTACGGTGCCAGTAACTTTTATAGCATCACCAACTTTAGCATTATAGTCTTGGTTCCCCATATAGACAATTAGCCCTTCTGAGGTATTCAGATTATCATCCTTTTTACTATCAGGTGTTTGGATATGTAAATAATTAGCTCCATTTAATTTATATTTATAAGTCACTATTCCCTCTATATTATTGACCTTCTTATTGTCGTAAGGTGATTGATATCCTTCTCCTTGAATATCATGAATAGATACATTTTTCATTCCGGCTTCCTTTGTCGTAGTCGAACTATGATTAGCTTTTGCGTGCATTGTATTCGGTACCAATAACATCAAAGCTATAGATGCAATAATCGAGCATGTAAGTTTTTTCAAAATAACTCCCCCTTAAAATTTAAACTTTAATATATTGTACCAAAGGTAATTAGATGGGAATATTAAGATAAGGTAAATTTATATGAAATTTAAAACAATGTTATGACGATAATAGAAAATAAAGGTTATTATGGTCTTTAGTTTATTATAATTAAATTTTATGGTTGATAGATATATAATTAGAATAAGTTATTAAGATGAAAAAATACTTCCTTTCAGGGTCTACTGATGGAGGTGATTCTTTAGTACATCATAATATTTCCTCGGAAATATTAAACGATGTTTTAATCAATGCATAGGCTGAATTAAGCACAATATGAAGGTGCACTTTTATGAATTATAAATAAAACATCTAGTCTTTTATTATAAAAAGAAAAAACACCTCCTCGTTGAATACATGTTTCCAAGTGAGCCACGAAATCAGTGGGATATAAGATGGAAAATATTCAAAAAGGAAGGTGTTTTTAGTTTTTACTTATTGATATTCTACCCATTGGGAACCTTGATCTGCTGAGGCCACGCAATTTTCAATCCAACATACGCCTTCAATACCCGAATTAATATCAGGATAGATGAGTTGAGACAGTGTTTCTTCATCACCGCGGTTTTTAGCATCAATTGCTA
It encodes the following:
- a CDS encoding endonuclease/exonuclease/phosphatase family protein, which gives rise to MHAKANHSSTTTKEAGMKNVSIHDIQGEGYQSPYDNKKVNNIEGIVTYKYKLNGANYLHIQTPDSKKDDNLNTSEGLIVYMGNQDYNAKVGDAIKVTGTVDEYHIDGYSDKSKTDLPVTQINARDDKGGNISIESHNQKLPKPYVIDKVPNKISANDQFQTFDRNHYAIDFWESLEGMRVQIGDVRSVAPQEHGEVFTVSDDQPHETNNGGIRLKENNQHGERIPLKIYDNKAARDFDVATGDKFKGPIIGYVNYGYQNYKLNVDFDAIKKAHIKGDTKPKATSLEPSQQKLNVASYNLENFSNNATSTTDDKAQKIAKGITENMKNPDIIGVTEVQDNDGPKEGGPKANESYERLIHKIEESGGPKYKYANIDPDMNEDGGQPNANIRVGYLYNPKRVQFDKSIKSGDADTAVSYEDGNLTLNPGRIDPNNPAFDDSRKPLAAQFKFHGEQVIMLANHWNSKNGDTPMFGSQQPPVLKSENQRVEIAKAVGHFIEQVHKDNPDANIISVGDYNDFPWSKPLKTLESYNMTNMINSVPLKSRYSYNYQGNAQTLDHVLVSNNLAEFTKLDAVHVNSDFTDMSGRASDHDPLVATIDLKQANQNAKNKK